Proteins from a single region of Candidatus Woesearchaeota archaeon:
- a CDS encoding HAD family hydrolase, producing MLKCIIFDFDGVLMDNYEKHYELCTQKYKGITREEHKQLFDGNIHLQREKLKSRETDFDLHNAMGEYKSKASISPHIKKNLQILAQKFQLGIISSAREAGLQGFLKNNQIEKLFTFVYGFETHKLKGEKFKLVFDEYKLTPRECIFITDTLGDILEAKSVNIQTIALECGYHERERLEKGKPLKIVTHFEEIVAAVNEVSKLKH from the coding sequence ATGCTCAAATGCATTATCTTTGACTTTGATGGCGTACTCATGGATAATTATGAGAAACACTATGAATTATGTACTCAAAAATACAAGGGAATAACTCGTGAAGAGCACAAACAGCTCTTCGACGGTAATATTCATCTCCAACGAGAAAAATTAAAAAGTCGAGAAACAGATTTCGATTTGCACAATGCTATGGGGGAATATAAATCGAAAGCATCTATCTCCCCACACATAAAAAAAAATCTCCAAATCTTAGCGCAAAAATTCCAATTAGGCATTATTAGTTCAGCAAGAGAAGCTGGCTTGCAAGGATTTCTCAAGAATAATCAAATAGAAAAGCTCTTTACCTTTGTATACGGGTTTGAAACCCATAAGCTTAAAGGAGAGAAATTTAAACTGGTTTTTGACGAATATAAGCTTACACCAAGAGAGTGTATTTTTATTACTGACACATTAGGAGATATCCTTGAAGCAAAAAGTGTTAATATTCAAACTATTGCATTAGAATGTGGATATCACGAAAGAGAAAGACTTGAAAAAGGAAAACCATTAAAGATAGTCACCCATTTCGAAGAAATTGTAGCAGCTGTAAACGAAGTTTCAAAATTAAAACATTAA